One Glycine max cultivar Williams 82 chromosome 6, Glycine_max_v4.0, whole genome shotgun sequence DNA segment encodes these proteins:
- the LOC106798946 gene encoding ras-related protein Rab-3C → MENWEQQYMGFGEEDPSFVAFCVCECADYNYLIKLIIGDNGVGKSCLLLRFSDGSFTTSFITTIGIISSKDLLKNLLPKICMVWSGNFNIFTEVSQGGICSQYFC, encoded by the exons ATGGAAAACTGGGAGCAGCAGTACATGGGTTTTGGGGAGGAAGACCCTAGTTTTGTGgctttttgtgtgtgtgagtgtgctGATTACAATTACCTCATCAAGCTTATTATCGGCGACAACG GTGTGGGGAAGAGTTGTCTACTTTTGAGGTTTTCTGATGGCTCATTCACAACAAGTTTTATCACCACCATTGG GATTATAAGCAGCAAAGACCTTCTCAAGAACTTGTTGCCAAAGATTTGCATGGTGTGGAGTGGAAATTTCAACATATTTACAGAg GTCAGCCAAGGTGGCATCTGCTCACAGTATTTTTGTTAG
- the LOC100500252 gene encoding uncharacterized protein LOC100500252 — MQSSQRDVYIGAYLNGGHWQMVVILPKEHLVVWFCSLHNRPDNYLKGIINSAIKGLDDAPQPKSKAPTRWIVVKCNRQKGTTECGYYVMHWMSTIILRTFRNNWEAYFNDPRPLELERLKALRI, encoded by the exons atgcagagttcacaacgcgatgtaTATATTGGAGcttacctaaatgg cggacactggcagatggtggttatcctgcccaaggaacacttagttgtctggttttgttcattgcataacaggccagacaactaccttaaggggattattaatag tgctatcaagggtcttgatgatgctccacagcctaaatcaaaggctcctactaggtggattgtcgtcaag tgtaatagacaaaaaggaactactgagtgcggctattatgtgatgcactggatgtccaccatcattttaagaacttttagaaataattgggaagcg tattttaacgatcctagaccattggagcttgagagattaaaagcattgcggatctag